A genomic region of Alligator mississippiensis isolate rAllMis1 chromosome 6, rAllMis1, whole genome shotgun sequence contains the following coding sequences:
- the SLC18A3 gene encoding vesicular acetylcholine transporter produces MASDGSAGLARAAAEKLSDAVGEKTKQLGAAMQDARRQRRLLLVIVCVALFLDNMLYMVIVPIIPDYMKRWRQTAASPNESDSGGANASRPALRPRYPTENEDIKVGVLFASKAILQLLVNPLSGTFIDRVGYDLPLLIGLTVMFLSTVIFAFAENYATLFVARSLQGLGSAFADTSGIAMIADKYTEEPERSRALGVALAFISFGSLVAPPFGGILYEFAGQHVPFLVLAGVSLLDGLLLLAALRPLGDRARDNMLVGTPIHRLMVDPYIAVVAGALTTCNIPLAFLEPTIATWMKKSMHATEWQMGLTWLPAFFPHVLGVYVTVRLAARYPHLQWFYGALGLAIIGASSCTLPACRTFWQLVVPLCGICFGIALVDTALLPTLAFLVDVRHTSVYGSVYAIADISYSVAYALGPIVASQIVHSLGFVQLNLGMGLANVLYAPMLLLLRNVCQMKPSRSERDVLLDEGPKGLYDTIKMEQRGNKGSGTESCPRGLPAASEDDSSDYEYS; encoded by the coding sequence ATGGCGAGCGACGGCAGCGCGGGGCTGGCCAGGGCGGCCGCGGAGAAGCTGTCGGACGCCGTGGGCGAGAAGACCAAGCAGCTGGGCGCGGCCATGCAGGACgcgcggcggcagcggcggctgCTGCTGGTGATCGTGTGCGTGGCGCTGTTCCTGGACAACATGCTCTACATGGTGATAGTGCCCATCATCCCCGACTACATGAAGCGCTGGCGCCAAACCGCCGCCTCGCCCAACGAGTCCGACAGCGGCGGAGCCAACGCCAGCCGCCCGGCGCTGCGGCCCCGGTACCCGACCGAGAACGAGGACATCAAGGTGGGCGTCCTCTTCGCCTCCAAGGccatcctgcagctgctggtCAACCCGCTCAGCGGCACCTTCATCGACCGCGTGGGCTACGACCTGCCGCTGCTCATCGGCCTCACCGTCATGTTCCTCTCCACCGTCATCTTCGCCTTCGCCGAGAACTACGCCACGCTCTTCGTGGCGCGcagcctgcagggcctgggctcGGCCTTCGCCGACACGTCGGGCATCGCCATGATCGCCGACAAGTACACGGAGGAGCCGGAGCGCAGCCGCGCGCTGGGCGTCGCCCTGGCCTTCATCTCCTTCGGCAGCCTGGTGGCGCCGCCCTTCGGCGGCATCCTCTACGAATTCGCGGGCCAGCacgtgcccttcctggtgctggccgGCGTGTCGCTGCTGGACGGGCTGCTGCTGCTCGCCGCCCTGCGGCCCCTGGGCGACCGCGCCCGGGACAACATGCTGGTGGGCACGCCCATCCACCGCCTCATGGTCGACCCCTACATCGCCGTGGTGGCCGGCGCGCTCACCACCTGCAACATCCCGCTCGCCTTCCTGGAGCCCACCATCGCCACGTGGATGAAGAAGAGCATGCACGCGACGGAGTGGCAGATGGGCCTCACGTGGCTGCCCGCCTTCTTCCCGCACGTGCTGGGCGTGTACGTGACGGTGCGGCTGGCGGCGCGCTACCCGCACCTCCAGTGGTTCTACGGCGCGCTGGGCCTGGCCATCATCGGCGCCAGCTCCTGCACGCTGCCGGCCTGCCGCACCTTCTGGCAGCTCGTCGTGCCGCTCTGCGGCATCTGCTTCGGCATCGCGCTGGTGGACACGGCGCTGCTCCCCACGCTGGCCTTCCTGGTGGACGTGCGCCACACCTCGGTCTACGGCAGCGTCTACGCCATCGCGGACATCTCCTACTCCGTGGCCTACGCGCTGGGGCCCATCGTGGCCAGCCAGATCGTGCACTCGCTGGGCTTCGTGCAGCTCAACctgggcatggggctggccaACGTGCTGTAtgcacccatgctgctgctgctccgcaaCGTGTGCCAGATGAAGCCGTCCCGCTCCGAGAGGGACGTGCTGCTGGACGAGGGGCCCAAGGGACTCTACGACACCATCAAAATGGAGCAGCGCGGGAACAAGGGCAGCGGCACAGAGTCCTGCCCCCGGGGCCTGCCAGCCGCTTCCGAGGACGACTCCTCGGACTACGAGTACAGCTAG